A segment of the Salvelinus namaycush isolate Seneca chromosome 3, SaNama_1.0, whole genome shotgun sequence genome:
CAAAAATGCATTTAATTACATCCCTTAATTATTCTATACTTTGTCAGAGAGACAGTTAATGACACAATGAAAAAAATTCTCAGTGATTTGACAAGAGCAACAATGCATCACTAAATAATTTGTGGATTTAGTTAAGCAGCTAATCTTAGAAGAACATAGAAAGTACAAAATGGTGAAATCCACAGGAGTCTGAGGAACAAGTGGTGTCTACTTCCACAAAAAATGGCAGTTACAGAAAAATCAATAGACAAAAAACCTGGGACAAGGAGAGCtcggtcatggctagaagggatacagcttttgtcaaatgaaTGTCAGATTTGggttttcgtagcaggttaggagaatttacacaGCAGATTAGGAgaattaaggttaggaaaagggtttgGGTTATTCATGCTAATTTGGGGATTTTGAGCTTGCGCCCAATTGACTCCCATTCACTGTTTGAAGGAGAGCTCTTCTTGTCCCAGAGTTGCCCAGAATGCACCGCGTGGACCAagtgattggtcgacagtcttcTGGATGAAGCGTTATACATTACTTCATTCATTGCCCAATGGGACTGCTATCTCATCCTTTCTCTAATATCTCTGGTACAGTCTCAGCTGGTCTCAGTTCGATCCCTTCCCCTCCCTTTGGCCCTAACCCTTTGACACTTGCATGTAAGATATGTAAGATAGAAGCAATACGGTGGAAGATTTACCCCTAGCTACACtgcttatacctatccagaccctttagACATGCCAACATTGAGGGGTTAGAGCTACAGATAGGGAGCAATATGGGATCGGATGTCTGATGTAACAGACAGGCTAGTGGCTGGACGCAGGCCTCTTCACTCCCATGACCCTGAAAGTGCTGCTGGCAATCTTCTCGTAGAGCAGGAACATGAGGGCAGCGGTCAGGACAGTCTGTAGGAGTTTAGCTTCCAGGCCTTTGAACAGGCCCAGCATGCCATTCTTCCTAATGGTGGGAGAGAGCGTCGTAAAACAGAATATGTAGGAGATGAAGGCATTGGCTGCGTTCCATGTAGTCTTAATTGCAATGGTGCTGCACATATGATCAGATCTCACAACGCCTGGAGAAGTGTTTGACATCTCAGGAAACACATTAATATGGTATAAGAATCCTCTGAGATGCACAGCACGACGGCATTAAGACAACCTGGAACGCAACCACTGACTAAGTCTGGGTGTGGTAGCAGTCATGGTGCTTGGTAAATAAAATGTTGAAATAAGgtaggcaggtgtgtgtgtggaccaacCTCACTCTATTGATCAGCAGATGCATCACACTTCTCAGGCTGTTCAGCAATGGTGATCCGTCTGTGTGCTGCGCGTGTTGACCGAACTGAGAACGAGATGCAGATAACGAGCAGTGAAATTAACACACGGAGAGCTTATTCCACTGGAATAACACTAAACATTGGGACAGCCCAATGTTCACAGCAGAGCACTAAAACGCAACATCCAAACTGGCAGACACACTCATACACAgtcacaggacagacagacagccctcATGAAAGAGTACTACAGAATTACTACACAGAACCTATTTGTGCATTAGCGGCAATGTAGAGCCTTGTAGGGATTGTGTATTGAATGTGTAGTTTACACACTACTCAAGATACACAAGTAgagttttgtagtgttcagtaggAAAACAGTAGTGTTTCCAGTAGTAATCAGGTAGAGTGTTTACCTATTTGATGTTGGTAGCCGAGCTGTTTGCTAGCACCATTGAAATGTAGCTATGTAGCCCCTGTTTTCGGCATGCTAGATAATAAGAAGGTGTGTTTGTATGcagatgtacagtatgttcaTACTGGTATACTTACCCAGTCTACTTACCTCTTTTGACCTGTTACCAAGGAGGCCCTCGACATAAGAAGACTGGAGGCCATTGTTGGTAAGATTAATATTGTTTATCAAATATGTATTTGTTTGTCTTATGTGACTTCTGTTAGCAGAGGATTGACAATGGCTTATAATTGTTTGTTTCTTGTACTTGTCTTTATATTTTAAATATAGATAAGGATTAACAAAAAGTGTAAATATCTAATTTAATATGCAATTCATGTAATATTTTTTGCTATTACATTTGTATAAACATTTCTTGTTTGATGCTATAACTACATGTGCACTAGTCTAGTAGAGACACAGTAGTGACACAAGAAGATGTCAATAGGGATTTTGAATAGGCAAACGGTTGTAAATGTGTCAGTCTTCATTTGTAATTCAAAAGGGTTTATGTAGGAAATGAAAAGGTATCAGGAGCAAATCAgtactgacacaacactacacactgaatgTGTAGGCATTAAGTAGTAATTCAATAGTGAACATGTAGGAATTGTGGTAGAATGTGTAGGTTTTAAGTAATAGATACCCAAAAGCTCAGTAGTTACACAGTAACTAGGAAATACATAGTGTTCACAAGTCTTGAAACGCCCCAATTTATCACTCATTACTACTTAAATAACTACATACATCACTATTGGTTTACTACACATCTCAAACAAATAGCAAAACCAGGTTGTGTGTAGATATTGGGTAGAAGTGATTCAGTAGTACTTTTTCATGAGGaacattcacacaaacacacgcatgatcacatacacacactgttctTACCCTCAGGATGGACTGTACAGTCTGTAGTGGGTATGTGACTGTGGTGGCCACTGCTTTGGCTATGGCACCAATCAGAAAGACCTCAAGAGACAACAGCTAGAGAAATGGACAGAAACAGTATCAGGATCAGCTAGTTCCAGTTTAAATAGGGTTGGGCAGGTATATGATAATACAGCATACCAGGGTATTTTTATATATTGGAGGTATGACTTCCAATACAATGGAAGTGTTTGTTAATGTCAATATTTGTACTTTTTAAATCAATATTTTCAATCAAGATGTGTACTGATGCATATTTATAAATCCCTCTTAGGCCTcaactcccccctatctgagatacctactgcagccctcatcctccacatacaacacgctttctgccagtcacattctgttaaaggtccccaaagcacatacatccctgggtcgctcctcttttcagttcactgaagctagcgactggaacgagcagCAAAaaaactcaaactggacagttttatctccatctcttcattcaaagactcaatcatggacactcttactgacagttgtggctgcttcgcgtgatgtattgttgtctctaccttcttgccctttgtgctgttgtctgtgcccaataatgtttgtaccatgttttgtgttgctaccatgctgtgttttcatgtgttgctgccatgctgtgttgttgtcttatgtctctcttgtcgtgatgtgttttgtcctaaatttttatttaatttttatatCCCAGCcgctgtccccgcaggaggccttttgccttctggtaggccatcattgtaaataagaatttgtacttaactggcttgcctagttaaataaaggttaaatacaaaaaataaaagtaCTGGTTGACAGATAAAGCTAATGATTCCGCTTTGCTTTTCTGTTATACCATTTTTTTGTTAGTGAGGGAGGACTGAAGGGCTTTTCCCCATCAATGAGAATTCAATTCCCATCAATAATTTCCCCCCGTCTTTGCAAGTAATCCCTCCGCCCCCTCCCATTACCTCTCTGTGAACCAAGCTTCTCATCTGCCTCTTCAAGCCCTCATAGATCATGAACTGGACAGCCGGGTTGAGCACCAGCAGGAGAGAGGGGAATGTCCCGTTCCACAGGGCCCCCACCCCTTCGTCCTCAATGATCTGCACAAAGGCatctgaggggaggagagagggacactgTTTACCCTAGAGACAATCTGACATAGTGACAAAGAAACCAGACTAGGACAACAGTAGTACAATGTGTGTTTGCCTGCGTGtttgaaagaaaaagagaaagacagagggagagtgtgtatgtgtctgtacgatgctcgagagagagagagagagagagagagagagagagagagagagagagagagagagagagagagagagagagagagagagagagagagagagagagagagagagagagagagagagacattatactGGCACACATCTACAACTTTATCTGTTTCCAACGCTCATACTGCAGCTGCCTTTACCCATGATGCCTGAGTAGTTAGTGGGACGGATGTCTGCATTGCGGAACTTTGCCCCCTGAAGCTTGAGTCGTGTGTTGACCACCCACAGTGGAGTGGTCATAAGCACGTTCACtacacctgcagagagagagagagagagagagagagatggggagtgaGAAAGCTCAGAATCATTCCATGACACTGTTTAAGTGTTATTACATCTTAATAACTTGGTAAGTTAGTATCAGCGTATGGGTCTTTAGGGTCAtatgtaggcctacctgcagcGGTGCCCATTAGCAGGTCTCTGCTTGGAGTTGACTTGTGTCCCCGGAGCCAGCTGGCTCTCAGGCTGTGGAAGCAGTAGAAGTAGACGAAGTTGGAGCAGCAGAGACTGCAGATCACTGGGAGCCAGCCCCTGTAGGGCGCCAGCCTGCAGAGAGGACAGGCAGGGGGACAGACACAACCTCAGCTGATTCTGTTCAAATACAAAAAGGCTAAaagagcagagagaaagcagagcgagagaaagacagagacagagctctTGTTTACTCACAACCCCTCTTCCTTGACAATCTCTGACAGAATGGCAGGAGTGGACCTGGCTTTCCTCTTCTCATCCACTATAGAaaaagaagaacagagagaatagacaTGAGACTTGCACCGAGATATCTTATGTCCTCTATTCAGTTTGGCACAAAGGCGTAAAGATATAGCTAGCCTTACCTTGCAGCCGTAGTCTTGCAGTGTCAAGTGGGAAGAAAACGGTCATTGCTGTCACACTCCCCtaaaaacatataggcctactgtcaaATGTAGGGTCTTCAAAATGTGAACTTTTGCTGATATTAGGCTAACCTTATTTTTAAGGGATACAGGTTTGGCAGTATTGGCCTGTCAGATAGCAATTTAAAGAAATACTGCCCCTTGTTTTCATGTAATGCTGAGAATCTGCAATaacatattatttaaaaaaaaaaaggcaatGCACATAAACAAAGTTTACTTACCACTGCTCCTGCCATTGCATGCACCAAGCTTTCGTACGAGAAAACTTCAGCAAATCGAAATTCTCGAGTGCTCATTTTAATTGCGGTAGATACAAATGTAAACTTGACAGTTTTGTTTACATTCCACTATGCAAAACAGTTAGTGAATAGAGAGTTTTATCCCCCCGTTCCTTCCAGAAAACATCAACGCGGCTGAATGCTCTTATGGGTTTTTctcatagacattaaaaccattTTCCCCGAATGCGCTTCTTACTTATTTTACATCCAGGTCGTTCGTATAGCCAATGATACATATATTCCCTTTCCCAATAAGGTGATTGGACAATAGGCGATGCCGCGTGTTCATTTTATTGGCTTTTCCAGTTGTCACTCAAACAAATTAAACAGCAGGGCTGCCTTCAGTAGGCATTTACGTTCTGGAACTCTCAATTGAACGGAAACGGTGCTGTACTAAATGACCAATTGAAGAACGGGGACGGGTtgtcatactgtactgtatttggtTGGTGGAACGCTGTCAACAGTACCACTGCCCTTTAAATACACTCATTACTTTAAGCCACACCCACCAAACCGGAGCAAACGTACCTCAGTCGGTTCAATAACGTTTTGGGTAAACGTGTCGTTCAGGACAAACCGTTCCGCAACATAGCAAACGTTCAAGTGAACTAAACGGATCTCAGGCTTGTCCAGATACAGTACCACAGACAGAACAATGGTTTAGTTATAAAACAAAATGTGGActaggctgctgaggggaggactgctcATAATAATATCTGTAATGGAGCAAATGAAATGGCATGGTTTCATGTGTTTGATttatttggtaccattccattaaaacttcttcaggatcagtgtcccttccacgggaagGTTGAGCTAACGCGATTAATATTAGGTTGTAAGTAACacgaacatttcccaggacatagacatatctgatattggcagaaagcttaaattcttgttaatctaactgcactgtacaatttacagtagctactacagtgaaataataccatactATTGTTTCAGGAGaatgcacaattttgaacatgaaaagttattcataaataaattaggcacatttgggcagtcttgattttaaaaaatgaacagaaatgctatggttcattggatcagtctaaaactttgcacatgcacttctgccatctagtggccaaaatctaaattgcacctgtgctggaataatacattatggcctttctcttgcatttcaaagattgtACAAAAAAAaggtttttttctttgtattatcttttactagATCTATTGtgctatattctcctacattcatttcacatttccacaaacttcaaaatgtttcctttcaaatggtaccgtatgcatatacagttaaagtcggaagtttacatacaccttagccaaatacatttaaactcagtttcacaattcctgacatttaatcctagtaaaaattccccctcttaggtcagttgggatcaccactttattttaagaatgtgaaatgtcagaataatagtagaatgatttatttcagcttttatttctttcatcacattcgcagtgggtcagaagtttacatacactcaattagtacttggtagcattgcctttaaattgtttaacgtgggtcaaacatttcaggtagccatccacaagcttgggtgaattttgtcccattcctcctgacagagctggtgtaattgagtcaggtttgtaggcctccttgctcacacacgctttttcagttctgccaacacattttctataggattgaggtcagggctttgtgacggccactccaataccttgactttgttgttcttaagccattttgccacaactttgtaagtatgcttggggtcattgtccatttggaagacccatttgcgaccaagctttaacttcctgactgatgtattgagatgttgcttcagtccctcctgcagcaaagcacccccacaacatgatgctgccacccctgtgcttcatggttgggatggtgttcttcggcttgcaagcatccccctttttcctccaaacataacaatggtcattatggccaaacagttctatttttgtttcatcagaccagagtacatttctccaaaaagtacgatctttgtccccatgtgcagttgcaaaccatagtctggcctttttatggcggttttggagcagtggcttcttccttgctgagcggcctttcaggttatgtcgatataggactcgttttactgtggatatagatactttcataccggttttctccagcatcgtcacaaggttctttgc
Coding sequences within it:
- the LOC120034391 gene encoding peroxisomal membrane protein PMP34-like, with amino-acid sequence MSTREFRFAEVFSYESLVHAMAGAVGSVTAMTVFFPLDTARLRLQVDEKRKARSTPAILSEIVKEEGLLAPYRGWLPVICSLCCSNFVYFYCFHSLRASWLRGHKSTPSRDLLMGTAAGVVNVLMTTPLWVVNTRLKLQGAKFRNADIRPTNYSGIMDAFVQIIEDEGVGALWNGTFPSLLLVLNPAVQFMIYEGLKRQMRSLVHRELLSLEVFLIGAIAKAVATTVTYPLQTVQSILRFGQHAQHTDGSPLLNSLRSVMHLLINRVRKNGMLGLFKGLEAKLLQTVLTAALMFLLYEKIASSTFRVMGVKRPASSH